A single window of Methanoregula sp. DNA harbors:
- a CDS encoding HNH endonuclease, whose product MKISFSIFFAESRERKSCPAIATTAGRLNVDKKEPGRTKGLACDLKPRCVKADTIEKLTVYCLRQHHFSKSAGLSGQRAFQMSRFTQLRNGKIIWSSTIREWLREHEKPDECIYCGVQGPLTTDHILPRSCGGPDIPDNAIRVYQSCNSGRGGRRLFTSPALRERASPVRRPTRDGPGSVFP is encoded by the coding sequence GTGAAGATTTCTTTTTCAATTTTTTTTGCGGAAAGCCGGGAGCGCAAGAGCTGCCCTGCAATCGCCACGACAGCGGGACGCTTAAACGTAGACAAAAAGGAACCAGGCCGCACGAAGGGGCTGGCCTGTGACCTCAAGCCGCGATGTGTCAAGGCGGACACGATAGAAAAGCTGACGGTGTATTGTCTGCGTCAACACCATTTTTCAAAATCTGCCGGACTTTCCGGCCAGCGGGCATTCCAGATGAGCCGGTTTACCCAGCTCCGTAACGGGAAAATAATCTGGTCATCGACCATCCGCGAATGGCTCCGCGAGCACGAGAAGCCTGACGAGTGCATCTACTGCGGAGTACAAGGCCCACTCACGACCGATCACATTCTCCCGCGATCCTGCGGAGGCCCGGACATTCCCGACAATGCGATCCGCGTCTATCAGTCGTGCAACTCCGGCAGGGGTGGCCGGCGGCTCTTTACGTCTCCGGCATTGCGGGAACGAGCCAGTCCTGTGAGAAGACCGACTCGAGACGGTCCAGGATCGGTTTTTCCGTAA
- a CDS encoding DUF2115 domain-containing protein → MPGIRSHDTGETESALSEIAGKCGLLGSKKSRGDLGAAIAAVVLAYSPRDLHQMRWNFSEKIRNIDPVYRKHLEETITGHLHGTYQNVRLMDQQGVFLTMREPVVDGVPEYWKMAAENCTTGEEEEDRLRFLKFLLAGFCMFVQGLPGHPVGMEFPGGDKVDVIDGVCYCPVRTKANDVDAALCPFCPALQTPEIGYLRPPVNASGHRKQEFIRNCYDFHNFNG, encoded by the coding sequence ATGCCCGGCATCCGGTCACACGACACAGGGGAGACAGAGAGCGCATTATCAGAGATCGCAGGGAAATGCGGTCTGCTCGGGTCAAAAAAGAGCCGGGGAGATCTCGGCGCAGCCATCGCCGCTGTCGTCCTCGCGTACTCCCCCCGTGACCTGCACCAGATGAGATGGAACTTCTCAGAAAAGATCCGTAATATCGATCCCGTGTACCGCAAACACCTCGAAGAGACCATCACCGGGCACCTGCACGGGACATATCAGAACGTCCGGCTCATGGACCAGCAGGGGGTATTCCTGACAATGCGAGAGCCTGTTGTGGATGGTGTCCCGGAGTACTGGAAAATGGCTGCAGAGAATTGCACGACGGGAGAGGAGGAGGAGGACCGGCTCCGGTTTTTGAAATTTTTGCTTGCCGGGTTCTGCATGTTCGTGCAGGGGCTCCCCGGGCATCCTGTCGGCATGGAATTCCCCGGCGGGGACAAGGTGGATGTGATCGACGGGGTCTGTTACTGCCCGGTCCGGACCAAGGCAAACGATGTCGATGCAGCCCTCTGCCCGTTCTGCCCGGCCCTCCAGACACCGGAGATCGGGTATCTCAGGCCACCAGTCAACGCGAGCGGGCACCGGAAACAGGAGTTCATCAGGAACTGTTACGACTTCCACAACTTCAACGGCTGA
- a CDS encoding NAD(P)/FAD-dependent oxidoreductase — protein sequence MTNSPEGAILQRDGRTYAVVTRIPAGMVTPDDLEKIARVGRKYQVPMLKITSGQRIALIGIEPDNVQHVIHELGPLAKPETAPCVKFVQACLGTDMCRYGNQNSIGLARAMDGQFRDQTFPAKIKIGVSGCPRSCGESHTRDIGIMGTNKGWTVFFGGNGGTRPRFADLIARNLPEAEALDCAQRLAEYYRSRAKPHERTARFMERIGIDTLKSDLLTLLPYIPVDEVK from the coding sequence ATGACAAACTCTCCGGAAGGTGCAATCCTCCAGCGGGATGGGAGGACGTATGCAGTTGTTACCCGCATCCCGGCGGGCATGGTCACACCGGATGACCTTGAGAAGATTGCCAGGGTCGGGCGGAAGTACCAGGTACCGATGCTGAAGATCACCTCAGGCCAGCGGATCGCGCTCATCGGCATCGAACCAGACAATGTGCAGCATGTGATTCATGAGCTGGGCCCTCTTGCAAAACCCGAGACCGCCCCCTGCGTCAAGTTCGTGCAGGCATGTCTTGGCACCGATATGTGCCGGTACGGGAACCAGAACTCGATCGGCCTTGCCCGTGCCATGGATGGACAGTTCAGGGACCAGACCTTCCCGGCAAAGATCAAGATCGGTGTCTCCGGCTGCCCGCGCTCCTGCGGTGAGAGCCACACCCGGGACATCGGGATCATGGGGACAAACAAGGGCTGGACGGTTTTTTTTGGCGGCAACGGGGGCACCCGGCCGAGGTTTGCAGACCTTATCGCCCGGAACCTCCCGGAGGCAGAAGCGCTTGACTGTGCACAGCGCCTTGCCGAATATTACCGGAGCCGCGCAAAACCCCACGAACGGACGGCCCGGTTCATGGAGCGCATCGGGATCGATACGCTCAAATCCGATCTGCTGACATTACTTCCGTATATACCGGTTGATGAGGTGAAATGA
- a CDS encoding DUF2769 domain-containing protein, with protein sequence MEPVKDTLGNQEICKKYCGACPTYKRNILARYQPDTLFCARGISSAPSKAKTMGCFCPACELFTGHGLVVGYFCAKR encoded by the coding sequence ATGGAACCCGTCAAAGATACGTTAGGGAACCAGGAGATCTGCAAAAAATACTGCGGGGCATGCCCGACATACAAGCGCAATATTCTCGCACGGTACCAGCCCGACACGCTATTTTGCGCACGGGGAATATCATCGGCCCCGTCAAAAGCAAAAACGATGGGGTGCTTCTGTCCCGCATGCGAGCTCTTTACCGGGCACGGGCTTGTTGTCGGGTACTTCTGCGCCAAACGGTGA
- a CDS encoding cupin domain-containing protein, protein MKIIKVADVISGPNPHHVDARKIYESPHAMAVVITLQPGESLKKHITPVDVFFYVLEGTGIIEIGNERASCTKDMLIESPARIPHRWTNESNAVFRVLVVKVPKPAEETKIL, encoded by the coding sequence ATGAAAATTATAAAAGTTGCAGACGTTATTTCTGGCCCTAACCCCCACCACGTGGACGCCCGGAAGATCTATGAGTCACCCCATGCGATGGCTGTTGTCATCACCCTGCAACCCGGCGAGTCGCTCAAAAAACACATCACGCCGGTCGATGTATTTTTCTACGTGCTTGAAGGCACCGGCATTATCGAGATCGGGAATGAGCGGGCGAGCTGCACAAAGGATATGCTCATTGAGAGTCCCGCCCGGATCCCGCACCGCTGGACAAACGAGAGCAACGCAGTCTTCCGGGTGCTCGTGGTCAAAGTGCCAAAGCCCGCCGAAGAGACGAAAATTTTGTAG
- a CDS encoding DUF2769 domain-containing protein, whose product MKTSVETVDDTIGNQEICKKYCGACPTFKGNRLSDTLPNALFCARGKSSAPSNVKTISCYCPACEVFTKYKLNVGYFCVNK is encoded by the coding sequence ATGAAGACCAGCGTGGAAACCGTGGATGATACCATAGGGAACCAGGAGATATGCAAAAAGTATTGTGGGGCGTGTCCGACGTTTAAGGGCAACAGGCTTTCAGACACCCTGCCAAATGCGCTGTTCTGTGCACGTGGAAAATCATCAGCCCCATCAAATGTAAAAACGATCAGCTGCTATTGTCCGGCATGCGAGGTATTTACAAAATACAAGTTAAATGTCGGGTATTTCTGCGTTAACAAGTGA
- a CDS encoding MFS transporter, which yields MSCRALTDVLDEAPFTLKHGHIWFLSSMGIFLDGFDLFVMSIALPLIIVQFSASPLAQGAVGAASVVGAIFGALIGGRLCDRFGRKTVFLADLFIFIVFAVLSFFAWNLESLILFRFLLGIGIGADYPICASYVCEFMPKRIRGRMMIAAFSFQAVGIFAAAAVGLLILAMHPVEQAWRWMLVAGAAPALLILVLRRTVPESARWHIQRGEWKLAMGVIRHLIPDFKLKGVVKPPVKDAVEDEPEKRAWHSHLSDYTELFSRQNLRRTILVTVPWFLMDFAFYGVGIFTPILIAALMGSPAAGLNFIAQDFFSTEYTVVLDIFLVIGFILNILFIEKIGRIRLQLAGFIGMAAGMFVLAASQSGSSTIIALAFVGFGLFNLLMNWGPNATTFLLPAELFPTRLRATAHGFAASLAKVGAACGIIFVPLMKASFGVRATVIIMGVICVIAFAVTWLTRIDMTGRSLEDLEDAG from the coding sequence ATGTCATGCAGGGCACTCACGGATGTTCTTGATGAAGCCCCGTTCACGCTGAAGCATGGCCATATCTGGTTCCTTTCATCGATGGGGATCTTCCTTGACGGTTTTGACCTCTTCGTGATGTCAATCGCCCTGCCGCTTATTATCGTCCAGTTCTCCGCCAGCCCCCTCGCACAGGGTGCAGTCGGTGCTGCATCGGTTGTCGGGGCGATCTTCGGGGCACTTATCGGCGGCAGGCTCTGCGACCGTTTCGGGAGAAAGACGGTCTTTTTGGCCGATCTCTTCATCTTCATTGTCTTTGCAGTCCTGTCGTTCTTTGCCTGGAACTTAGAGTCCCTTATCCTCTTCCGTTTCCTCCTTGGCATCGGAATCGGTGCGGACTACCCGATCTGTGCATCCTATGTCTGCGAGTTCATGCCAAAGCGGATCCGGGGCAGGATGATGATCGCTGCGTTCAGCTTCCAGGCTGTCGGCATCTTTGCCGCAGCTGCCGTCGGGCTCCTCATCCTTGCCATGCACCCGGTTGAACAGGCATGGCGGTGGATGCTTGTTGCCGGCGCCGCCCCGGCGCTCCTGATCCTTGTGCTGCGCCGGACCGTCCCGGAGAGCGCCCGGTGGCACATCCAGCGGGGGGAATGGAAGCTTGCCATGGGGGTCATCCGCCACCTGATACCGGATTTCAAGTTAAAAGGAGTGGTTAAGCCCCCGGTGAAAGATGCAGTGGAAGATGAGCCGGAAAAAAGGGCATGGCATTCCCACCTTTCCGATTACACCGAACTTTTCTCCCGGCAGAACCTGCGCCGGACCATCCTTGTCACCGTCCCATGGTTTTTGATGGACTTTGCCTTTTACGGGGTCGGGATATTCACGCCAATCCTCATTGCAGCCCTCATGGGCAGTCCCGCGGCCGGGCTCAATTTCATTGCACAGGACTTCTTCTCGACTGAGTATACGGTAGTGCTCGACATCTTCCTTGTCATCGGCTTCATCCTCAATATCCTCTTTATTGAAAAGATCGGCAGGATCCGGCTCCAGCTCGCGGGATTTATCGGCATGGCGGCCGGGATGTTTGTCCTTGCCGCATCCCAGTCCGGTTCTTCCACCATCATCGCGCTTGCATTTGTCGGGTTCGGCCTCTTCAACCTCCTCATGAACTGGGGGCCCAATGCCACGACGTTCCTCCTCCCCGCCGAGCTCTTCCCTACCCGGCTCCGCGCCACAGCCCATGGGTTTGCGGCATCTCTTGCCAAGGTTGGTGCAGCCTGCGGGATTATCTTTGTCCCGTTGATGAAGGCCTCCTTTGGTGTCCGGGCTACGGTCATCATCATGGGCGTCATCTGCGTGATCGCCTTTGCGGTAACATGGCTGACCCGGATTGATATGACCGGGCGCTCCCTTGAAGATCTCGAGGATGCAGGGTGA
- a CDS encoding energy-coupling factor transporter transmembrane component T produces MTEILAYVHKDGFFHRLHPMTKIVFVVVLSLMCVISTNLVFLVALVLAILLLAYLGKLYAEVIQQSRLIVMMSIVFIIITVITMPNGGIIGYLVPPGFPLAGGSVPVTWGAIEIGVILSLRFMILIYGFQIFIISTQPRDLVHSLEKMRMPIDYVLMFIIALRFIPTLQIEGKRIHEAQLARGYNPGTGFMGKIRSVAPIVVPLVSNALLRSNVLGLTIDMRGYRTSARTHVREMALVSRDYAVMGTLLCLAGGFLALLLLQAM; encoded by the coding sequence ATGACAGAGATTCTCGCGTATGTCCACAAGGACGGCTTCTTCCACCGGCTCCATCCAATGACAAAGATCGTCTTTGTCGTTGTCCTAAGCCTGATGTGCGTCATCTCGACGAACCTTGTATTCCTGGTTGCCCTCGTGCTTGCCATCCTCCTCCTCGCGTACCTGGGAAAACTCTATGCGGAGGTGATCCAGCAGTCCCGGCTGATCGTCATGATGAGCATCGTATTCATCATCATCACCGTGATCACGATGCCCAACGGGGGTATCATCGGCTACCTCGTCCCACCGGGGTTCCCGCTCGCCGGGGGGAGCGTGCCGGTCACGTGGGGTGCAATCGAGATCGGCGTTATCCTTTCCCTGCGTTTTATGATCCTCATCTACGGGTTCCAGATCTTCATCATCTCTACCCAGCCCCGCGACCTTGTCCACTCACTGGAGAAGATGAGGATGCCGATCGATTACGTCCTCATGTTCATCATCGCGCTCCGTTTCATCCCGACCCTCCAGATCGAGGGCAAACGAATCCACGAAGCCCAGCTCGCCCGCGGGTACAATCCGGGTACGGGATTTATGGGCAAGATCCGCAGTGTCGCTCCCATTGTTGTTCCGCTCGTCTCCAACGCTCTGCTGCGGTCCAACGTGCTGGGGCTTACCATCGACATGCGGGGCTACCGCACCAGCGCACGGACCCACGTGCGGGAGATGGCACTGGTCTCACGCGATTACGCGGTGATGGGCACGCTTCTCTGCCTTGCGGGCGGTTTCTTAGCGCTGCTGCTCCTGCAGGCAATGTAA
- a CDS encoding PIN domain-containing protein, with amino-acid sequence MGYFPIWRNTGAAERIDIAVVLDTWAWVEYWRGNDRVREIIEGPDHKITSMMTVVELERPYGGDKERMDLMVAKIRLRSRLVPVDLDIARAGGAVRRSMKEGGIADAIIYATAHLNHAKVLTGDPHFKKLPDVIFVGPA; translated from the coding sequence TTGGGGTATTTTCCGATCTGGCGGAATACCGGTGCAGCGGAGAGGATTGATATCGCGGTCGTTCTCGATACATGGGCATGGGTCGAGTACTGGAGGGGCAATGACCGCGTCCGTGAAATTATTGAGGGGCCTGACCACAAAATCACGTCGATGATGACGGTTGTGGAACTTGAACGGCCCTATGGCGGCGATAAGGAGCGTATGGACCTTATGGTGGCCAAGATCAGGCTCAGGAGCCGCCTGGTCCCCGTCGACCTCGATATTGCACGGGCAGGAGGGGCCGTGCGGAGGAGCATGAAAGAGGGGGGCATTGCCGATGCGATCATCTATGCAACGGCACACCTGAATCATGCGAAGGTCCTGACCGGGGACCCGCATTTTAAGAAGCTTCCCGATGTTATTTTTGTAGGTCCGGCCTGA
- a CDS encoding adenosylcobalamin-dependent ribonucleoside-diphosphate reductase, with the protein MNLTPAARTLLENRYLLPQETPGSLFCRVADAVGTPLKNDFLHVMKELLFIPNSPTLMNAGTPAGQLSACFVLPVEDSIQGIFSTLATMALIHQSGGGTGFSFSRIRPAGDPVSSTSGAASGPLPFIRVFDEATSAVKQGGKRRGANMAVLASSHPDIIEFINAKNRGGLSNFNLSVGFDAHFFHCLQHGTQYDLVNPRDNSVKTGIDALELWRTLGSAAWQSGDPGVLFLDIINGKNTVPGLGSIEATNPCGEQPLLPFESCNLGSINLSRCIAKDELDEEQVQTVTDRGIRFLDAVIDVNRFPLPEVREKTLLTRKIGLGVMGLADALIRMEIPYESEEALHFADRTMALISRRAHETSRELGEEQGSFPAIKKSIYSGEMRNATVLTIAPTGSLHLIAGTSSGIEPVFSLAGTRRIGNRPVTIIHPLLKKYLRTLRSGKDILAAVKRTGTLGSAPVPDKIKEIYKTATEISPQHHIRMQAMVQKHVDNAVSKTVNLPEHADVDEICRLFLLARSLECKGVTIYRYNSKKDQVLSRGCGMCRVDV; encoded by the coding sequence ATGAACCTGACGCCTGCGGCCAGAACCCTGCTGGAAAACCGGTACCTTCTCCCGCAGGAAACTCCCGGTTCCCTTTTCTGCAGGGTGGCAGATGCCGTAGGTACCCCGCTGAAAAATGATTTCCTCCATGTAATGAAGGAATTATTGTTCATCCCCAATTCGCCGACCCTGATGAATGCCGGGACACCCGCCGGCCAGCTCTCTGCCTGTTTTGTGTTACCGGTAGAAGATTCAATCCAGGGGATCTTTTCCACGCTTGCCACCATGGCGCTGATCCACCAGAGCGGCGGCGGTACCGGGTTCTCGTTCAGCAGGATCCGTCCTGCCGGTGATCCCGTATCCTCGACCTCCGGTGCGGCAAGCGGCCCGCTGCCGTTCATCCGCGTCTTTGATGAGGCGACGAGTGCCGTGAAACAGGGAGGGAAACGGCGGGGGGCAAACATGGCGGTGCTTGCCAGTTCCCATCCCGATATCATCGAGTTCATCAACGCAAAAAACCGGGGCGGGCTATCCAATTTCAACCTTTCCGTCGGGTTCGATGCGCATTTTTTCCACTGCCTGCAGCATGGCACGCAGTATGATCTGGTGAACCCCCGTGACAATTCGGTAAAAACCGGTATCGACGCCCTCGAACTCTGGCGCACGCTCGGCTCGGCAGCATGGCAGTCCGGTGATCCCGGTGTTCTTTTTCTTGATATCATCAACGGGAAAAATACGGTGCCCGGCCTCGGGAGCATTGAGGCAACAAATCCCTGCGGGGAGCAGCCGCTCCTGCCTTTTGAGAGCTGCAACCTGGGAAGCATCAACCTCTCCCGGTGCATCGCAAAGGACGAACTGGATGAAGAACAGGTGCAGACCGTTACCGACCGGGGGATCCGGTTCCTTGATGCGGTCATTGATGTAAACCGGTTCCCGCTACCTGAAGTGAGGGAAAAGACGCTGTTGACCCGGAAGATCGGGCTTGGCGTCATGGGACTTGCCGATGCCCTTATCCGCATGGAGATCCCCTACGAATCAGAAGAAGCACTCCATTTTGCTGATCGCACGATGGCCCTCATCTCCCGCAGGGCACATGAGACTTCCCGGGAACTGGGGGAGGAGCAGGGCTCGTTTCCTGCAATCAAAAAGAGCATCTACTCAGGCGAAATGCGCAATGCCACCGTCCTGACCATTGCTCCCACAGGCTCCCTCCATCTCATTGCAGGCACCAGCAGCGGGATCGAACCGGTCTTTTCCCTTGCCGGCACCCGGCGGATCGGAAACCGGCCGGTCACTATCATTCACCCGCTCCTGAAAAAGTACCTCAGAACCCTCCGATCAGGGAAGGATATCCTTGCTGCGGTGAAGCGGACAGGGACGCTCGGTTCCGCGCCGGTCCCGGATAAAATCAAAGAGATCTATAAGACCGCGACCGAGATCTCCCCGCAGCACCATATCCGCATGCAGGCAATGGTCCAGAAACATGTCGACAACGCCGTCTCAAAAACCGTGAATTTGCCGGAACATGCGGACGTGGATGAGATCTGCCGGCTGTTCCTGCTTGCACGGTCCCTTGAATGCAAGGGGGTTACAATCTACAGGTATAACAGTAAAAAAGACCAGGTACTTTCGCGGGGTTGCGGGATGTGCCGGGTTGACGTGTGA
- a CDS encoding restriction endonuclease yields the protein MEEFSESKNLLNLYQKSLSDLSEFLLMLEDQKNSLENEVKNEVIKKNKVLGNIQLKESDTTNQSNTKSNPLKFFSNAIDHTKNTIETTILQNNLKTIDNEITKLSERLNKKNLEIQECNLKIADAKNNISLILSQRQKGFEIYEKQWINLEEIQKLKQIKIGLANNFSEMSPFDFEHFTALLLQEMGYQTEVTKKTGDYGVDIIAIKNNQRIAVQCKRFQEGHPVGNRDIQNLLGSMGYYRVHSCILVTTSDFTKNAREQSKNSPIELWNKEKLHELVKKHLLKFNINEVFDSIESQKRNAEKKTGGVNKKSQNGTISKEDKGICPRCGGGKMKTRKYCSKCKTELRKGGTFSHVLKSFGAIVKEFEKDSRR from the coding sequence ATGGAAGAATTTTCAGAAAGTAAAAATTTGTTAAATTTATATCAAAAGAGTTTATCTGATTTATCAGAATTTTTATTAATGCTGGAGGATCAAAAAAATAGTCTTGAAAACGAAGTGAAAAATGAAGTAATTAAAAAAAATAAAGTACTAGGGAATATTCAATTAAAGGAAAGCGACACCACTAATCAATCAAATACCAAAAGTAACCCCCTGAAATTTTTTTCGAACGCTATCGATCATACAAAAAATACAATTGAAACAACAATACTACAAAATAATCTAAAAACAATCGATAATGAAATCACTAAATTATCTGAACGTCTTAATAAAAAAAATCTTGAAATTCAAGAATGCAACTTAAAGATCGCAGATGCAAAAAATAATATATCGTTAATTCTCTCGCAAAGACAGAAAGGATTTGAAATTTATGAAAAACAATGGATTAACCTTGAAGAAATCCAAAAATTAAAACAAATCAAAATCGGTTTGGCTAATAATTTTTCAGAAATGTCACCTTTCGATTTTGAACATTTTACTGCATTATTGCTTCAAGAGATGGGATATCAAACTGAAGTAACTAAAAAAACAGGAGATTATGGTGTGGACATTATCGCAATAAAAAACAATCAAAGGATAGCTGTTCAATGTAAAAGGTTTCAAGAAGGTCACCCCGTTGGAAATAGAGATATTCAAAATTTATTGGGTAGTATGGGGTATTATCGAGTCCATTCTTGCATTCTTGTTACGACTTCTGACTTCACAAAAAATGCTAGAGAACAATCAAAAAATTCCCCTATTGAATTGTGGAATAAAGAAAAGTTACATGAACTAGTGAAAAAACATCTCCTTAAATTTAATATAAATGAAGTATTTGATTCAATTGAGAGCCAAAAGAGAAATGCGGAAAAAAAAACTGGGGGCGTGAACAAAAAATCGCAAAATGGTACCATATCTAAAGAAGATAAAGGAATCTGCCCTCGTTGTGGTGGAGGAAAGATGAAGACAAGAAAATATTGTTCAAAATGTAAAACAGAACTTCGAAAAGGAGGAACCTTTTCGCACGTATTAAAATCTTTTGGCGCTATTGTAAAAGAATTTGAAAAAGATTCAAGAAGGTAA
- a CDS encoding alpha/beta hydrolase yields MVTYVLVHGGNMTTDTWNKLTRGKPVHTPDGTMGGMIWDPVVPSLTAHNHRVFAPTLLDEHSSSLTGHIVQVCELITGNDLRDIIPVGHSYGGMVITGVAAKMPDRIRRLVYVDAAFPDPGQSLFDLIVSGGCDPLSFAGLEPAPPYVEKLQFDAAKIKPLKKTYILCTKSEFKGVTRIAKEKIDADTKGWTYLELPSSHVPMADMPAEVVKILLDAAKKDN; encoded by the coding sequence ATGGTAACGTACGTTCTGGTCCATGGCGGCAACATGACGACCGATACGTGGAATAAACTTACAAGAGGAAAACCTGTTCATACTCCTGACGGCACGATGGGTGGCATGATCTGGGACCCCGTTGTTCCTTCTCTTACGGCACATAACCACCGCGTCTTTGCGCCGACGCTTCTGGATGAACACAGCAGCAGCCTCACCGGGCATATCGTGCAGGTATGCGAACTGATCACCGGAAATGATTTACGGGATATTATTCCGGTCGGGCACAGTTATGGCGGGATGGTAATAACCGGTGTTGCAGCAAAGATGCCTGACAGGATCCGCCGTCTGGTGTATGTCGATGCCGCATTTCCGGATCCGGGGCAGTCACTCTTTGATCTCATTGTCTCCGGTGGCTGCGACCCCTTGTCATTTGCCGGCCTGGAACCAGCCCCGCCGTACGTGGAAAAGCTGCAGTTTGATGCAGCGAAAATAAAACCCCTCAAAAAAACCTATATCCTCTGCACAAAAAGCGAATTCAAAGGCGTGACCCGGATCGCAAAGGAAAAAATTGACGCCGACACAAAAGGATGGACCTATCTCGAGCTGCCGTCATCCCACGTGCCAATGGCTGACATGCCGGCCGAGGTTGTAAAAATTTTGCTGGACGCCGCAAAAAAAGATAATTAA
- a CDS encoding phospholipase D-like domain-containing protein — protein MRSLPVTFVFLFLALIAAGCLGLHGNTAPAIPGQASVTESASPAIHTLIVEPDDGKAMVLSTIAGAHDNLTLTIYEIIDPDIAAALAAAQGRGVVVRVLYNNASFTSMYRTNPDSGVIVNLSRAGVAMKPASPAFTVTHQKTLTADGSRSVIMTFNLQPDYFTTTRDFGIVTTSLPEVREIADVFDADWNYLPVTPAGPTLVWSPVNSRAKILRVIGHATKTLDVYNEEITDKECIDALAAAAKRGVAVRVIAADLRSNGKNDNVPALATLNAGSARAKTITSLYIHAKMVLADYGTPEQVAYLGSENFSKVSLDQNRELGILVTEKPILDRLESVFSQDWLVPAMPET, from the coding sequence ATGCGGAGTCTTCCCGTCACGTTCGTCTTCCTGTTCCTCGCCCTTATTGCAGCCGGGTGTCTTGGCCTGCACGGGAATACGGCACCCGCAATCCCCGGGCAGGCCAGCGTTACGGAGTCCGCCTCCCCTGCCATTCACACCCTCATCGTAGAACCCGATGACGGAAAGGCAATGGTCCTCTCCACGATTGCCGGGGCTCACGACAACCTCACGCTCACTATCTACGAGATCATCGATCCCGACATCGCCGCCGCCCTTGCTGCAGCGCAGGGGAGGGGCGTTGTGGTCCGTGTGCTCTACAACAATGCATCGTTTACGTCCATGTACAGGACGAACCCGGACAGCGGCGTCATCGTGAACCTCTCCCGGGCCGGGGTTGCAATGAAGCCGGCTTCGCCGGCCTTTACCGTCACCCACCAGAAGACGCTCACCGCTGACGGATCCCGCTCGGTCATCATGACGTTCAACCTGCAGCCGGACTACTTTACCACGACAAGGGACTTCGGGATCGTCACGACCAGCCTGCCCGAAGTCCGGGAGATCGCGGACGTGTTTGATGCAGACTGGAATTACCTGCCCGTCACTCCCGCCGGGCCAACGCTTGTCTGGAGCCCGGTTAATTCCCGTGCAAAGATCCTCCGGGTAATCGGCCATGCAACAAAAACACTCGATGTCTACAACGAAGAGATCACGGACAAGGAATGCATCGATGCGCTCGCGGCGGCGGCGAAACGGGGGGTTGCCGTCCGGGTGATCGCAGCCGATCTCAGGAGCAACGGGAAAAACGATAACGTTCCCGCCCTCGCGACCCTGAATGCCGGCAGTGCACGGGCAAAGACCATCACATCGCTGTACATCCACGCGAAGATGGTACTCGCCGATTACGGGACACCGGAACAGGTCGCGTATCTCGGATCGGAGAATTTCAGCAAAGTCTCGCTCGACCAGAACCGCGAGCTTGGGATCCTGGTTACGGAAAAACCGATCCTGGACCGTCTCGAGTCGGTCTTCTCACAGGACTGGCTCGTTCCCGCAATGCCGGAGACGTAA
- a CDS encoding flavin reductase family protein encodes MEKITLGPMPYMSVMPTLLVGANVKGKPNYMTAAWATVACMAPPMVCVAINKARYTAKGIGENRTFSLNVPSSEQVIETDHCGLVSGGQEDKSGIFRSFYGKLKTAPMAQECPVNIECRLSESVDCGSHMLHIGEVVEIHADPSCVTDGKPDIAKINPIVYAQAAYFGVGKQVEKAFSAGKKYRKK; translated from the coding sequence ATGGAAAAGATTACGCTTGGCCCGATGCCGTACATGAGTGTCATGCCCACCCTGCTTGTGGGCGCAAACGTGAAGGGCAAGCCGAATTACATGACCGCCGCGTGGGCAACAGTCGCCTGCATGGCGCCGCCGATGGTCTGCGTCGCGATCAACAAGGCGCGGTATACTGCAAAGGGGATCGGGGAGAACAGGACCTTCAGCCTGAACGTGCCGTCATCAGAACAGGTCATCGAGACCGACCACTGCGGCCTCGTCTCCGGTGGGCAGGAGGACAAATCCGGAATCTTCCGGTCGTTTTACGGGAAACTGAAGACCGCTCCAATGGCACAGGAGTGTCCGGTCAACATCGAGTGCAGGCTGTCTGAGTCCGTAGACTGCGGGAGCCACATGCTTCATATCGGCGAGGTGGTGGAGATCCATGCCGACCCATCATGTGTCACGGACGGGAAACCGGATATCGCAAAGATCAACCCGATCGTGTACGCCCAGGCCGCCTACTTTGGCGTGGGGAAACAGGTCGAAAAGGCATTTTCGGCAGGGAAGAAGTACAGGAAAAAGTAA